CATTTTTTTTGAAGACGCAAGGAAACTCACTCTTCTGTGTGAGTCTGTTTGCAGTGACAGTTTAATATACATAGCAAACAGTTTTAAACTCACCTTAAAGCAATTCTTAAACTTCTTGCTCACAAAGTAGAGGATGATGGGGTTGATGCAGGAGTTCACAGTAGCCAAGTTCATGCCAAAATAATCCATGATCAACAGGAAGCTGAAAGTTTGGAcacttgtttaattttgttgcaTATCCAGTTCTGCTTCAGTTCTGTTTACATACCCTTTGCTTTatctattaattaaattaaaaaaaaaaaaaaaatacgaagAAAGATCATAAAAACCTAAGATTTActgtttaagattttatttacttatttttttttaatattttaatttatttattttttgaaatggTACAAATCTTAGTGTCcaaggggtatgtaaacttatgagcgCAACTGTATAAACACTTTAGAGTACAAACTATAACTTTTAGGTTGGAAAAAGATACCTTTTGCACAAGCAGTACAAGTATGTAAGGTATAAAATAAACCAGTCTGCCATTAAGAGTCAAAATCGGCAAAGGCTCACTCACTTGAATAGGTCGCAACGTCTTTCATCAGTTGAAACATAAATCATTTTCTTCAACAGTCTACTGAGATGAAGAGGGAACCAGCAAAGAGCAAAGATCAGCACTAAACAGAAGACTGCTTTAGCCACTTCACGCCGCTGCAGAGCATAAACAAGCCATTAGAACAGCAGTATTTTCAGTGTTGTATACTCTCATACATATTGCTATGTAGCTTTCAAACGCTTTACTACAATAGTGCATACAGGACAGGCTAAAAAGAATATGATATcatctacagttgaggtcagaatcattaaaaattgtaattattgtaccaaaataagagggatcatacaaaatgcatgttattgtttatttagtactgacctgaataagatacttcacataaaagatgtttacatatagtccacaagagagaataatagttgattttataaaaacgaccctgttcaaaagtttacatcccctcgattcttaatactgtgttgtttcctgaatgatccacagctgtgttattttttgtttagtgatagttgttcatgagtcccttgtttgtcctaaacagttaaactgcctgctgttcttcagaaaaatccttcaggtcccacaaattctttgcttttccagcatttttgtgtatttgaaccctttccaacaatgactgtgtgattttgagatccatcttttcacactgaggacaactgagggactcatatgcaactgttagagaaggttaaaatgctcacggattacttcagaaggaaacatgatgcaagagccaggggggtgaaaactttttgaatttcaagatcagggtaaatttaacttgttttgtcctctgggaaacatgtaactatcttctgtagtctctaaagggcagtgctaaatgaaaaaaaaaaaagatatttaggcaaaataagaaaaatgttcttcattgtgttcaaaagttttcaccctccggtTTTtaattctggagcatcagtgagcgtttgaacgttctggaatgtaaacttttgacctcaactgtaagtgttcataaaaacattaatacagTCTAAATGCAAAAACCTTTACTGTTCAGTaatttttagtatgtttttatcATATCATTAGTATTAAGGGTAGCTTCTTACCTGTTTAAGGTGTTCGCTGAGGGCAATCCGAATGCTTCCATTTCTGTGGTTGAGCATTTCACATGTCATGAGGGtgtagaaaacagctgtgcagGCCAGTGGCACGCAGAAGTAAAAGCCAAATAACCACCAGTCTTTCCAATCTGCATAGAGCTGAGAGAagataaaacaaatatacactATCCATTAAAATCCTTGTTATATGAAAATACCAACTCTTTTAATAGCAATTTTAAAAgaggtcatgaactgccttttttaaaattttgtactgttctctgaggtccacttataatgttaccaagatttttacatcaaaaaacatacatttacaaaaaataggCCCCTCATCAGAATGCTTGAATAGTCCACGATTAGTGGACTGTAGTGACcacgtaataaaaacagttactcacacttacGTGGTGCAACGTTactgtttgatttttttatttgtcagttCATAACCActttaaaattgttaatttgttgtGGTAAAAGTAGCAAAAATGGCCTCAGCAGATCTCAGCATTGATTAGAAGCCAGAAGAGCAATGAACcgataagaaaaataaagagaTGTTAACAATAAAAAGACTAAATTCTAGCTAAATATGTTATACACTACTGTGTAAAATTTTGCCAGGtcagtaaacttttgaactgtggTGTATGTTAGCAAAATAGTCCATGAAAAGTAGTGgaaactactttttttaaacaggaaaGTCTTTTTATGTCACATCCTGATGGCCCTGCTGGATTTGTTTTGTGATAATTATTAGCTGACCTTACATTTTCCCTAGCTGTTATgcataaaaagtacataaagtGAACAGAACACgatgttaatttaatatttataattgaaTTGTGCTGTATTGAGTCTCGTCTGAATTGCCTTTTGTTTCTGTGATTAATGGCAGGGTTCGTATGAGACAATGACCTCTGTTTCTCATCTACACATATGGCTCTGCTTGAGAGAGATACATCAGCTTGTAATTGCACTTGTGGTCTGCTATCAATTTACTTCTTTGGACTCGAACAAACGGAAAGAAATCTCCAGATATCTCCTGCATGGGGAACTGAGGAAAACTCAAAGAGTTTACTCTTATCCCCCTGTATTGTCTGTTATTTACgcaaaaaaatgttgttattcACAGGATCAAAGTTTGTAAAAGATCACAGAAATAGTGCATAGCATCCTGTTCGGGGTCAACCGGACAGGATGCACTGTTTATTACAATGTGTTTGAGTGTTTATGTGAATGAGGGGAAAAGACGTCTGCAAGACTTCCATCCGGAAGCGTACCTTTATGAAGTTAATGTCAGACTTGAGCATGCAAGTGTGGATGGTTTGGTTCTTGTAGGTGAACGTGACCATGTTGAAGGCCACTGCCTCTGGCACAGCCAAGATGATGGACAGGACCCAGATGGAGAAGATCTCAATTGCGGTAAAGAGGGGAATTCCGACCCCCTGCACTCTGCTCCAGGACGCTACGGCCCTGTACCTGAACCACAAAAGGTACAACCGTTAACAAAACTCTCAGATGATTGCTCATCTGTTTCAGCGTTTCAAAACCGAGACATAACATTGAAGCTCCATGTgcactaaacatttttttatgtcaacACCTGTGAAGCTTAACTGATCAGATTCCTATTGTGTGGgaaagcttttgtaaaaatattgctGTGCAGCTGTGGCAACATTCAGCTACTGGTTTGTAGCTGCAAAGGTTGATCTAAGATTAATGAAAAGACtgctttgcattttaatattcatattactAAAATGCTCACAGATATACTTCAGCTGTTTGTTTGGATAAAGTCACTGGTTTGCCTGGCTGTGTGTTTCCCTTTGCTCAAAGtcatgtttgcttgtttgtttcattAATATCTTTTCTCTTGTGGGTTTTTCTGTAAAACGGTGCATCAAGATTTTATACgtaactatattttttttttatgacccATTTGAATATTCCTGTTTAACAACAATGgggcatttatattttaataagtgGAGATGTATCCACTTTGCCAACACTCAGACGGAAGAGAGAGACATGATATGTGAGCTCACGCAACATGGGGAACACGAATCGGACGAGATGTGCTAAACATTTCCTCGGCATGATTCAGGATCTAATTGAAAGCTGCTGTGCGGTTGTGAAATAAAGGCCAGACGTTTGATTCAAGTGATTCACGCTTTAAAAATTGCGACAAGCTGCTAGACATTTGTTGCTTTTATAGTGCTGGATGACAATGAAAcgtctttcattcattcaaataaataaataaataacattgtcTAAAAGATAATAAGGATATaatattgatgtttttaaatataaagtcttttctttttatatatcgAAAGTTGCTGAAATTATGTTGAGGTAATGTGTCAAAAggtaatttaatttctttttattgtttttttttttttttttttttttcttacacaataTCTTAAATTGGCCAAAGGATagaattttagtttagttttattgtaTAATCATACGACAAgatatagttgaggtcaaaagtttgcatcccctttcagaatcattaaaatgttcattattttaccaaaataagagggatcatacaaaatgcatgttattgtttgtttagtactgacctgaataagatatttcacataaaaagatgtttacatatagtccacaagagaaaataatagttcaatttataaaaatgacccggttcaaaagtttacatcccctcgATTCTTTATACTGTATTAGTACCTGAATGGTCcgcagctgtgttttttttcatttagtgatggttgttcacgagtcccttgtttgtcctgaacagttaaactgcctgctgttctttagaaaaatccttcaagtcccacaaattctttggttttccagcatttttgtgtttttgaaccctttccaacaatgactgtatgattttgagatccatcttttcacactgaggacaactgaaggactcatatgcaactattacagaaggatcaaacgctcactgatgctccagaaggaaaaaaccatgcattaagagccgggggggtgaaaactttttcaatttgaagatcagggtaaatttaacttattttgtcttctgggaaacatataactatcttctgtagcctccaaagggcagtactaaatgaaagaaatacgatatttaggcaaaataagaaaaaatgtgcacatccccattctgttcaaaagttttcactccctggctcttaatgcatggtttttccttctggagcatcagtgagcatttgaaccttctgtagtagttgcatttgagtccctcagttgtcttcagtgtgaaaagacggatctcaaagtcatagagtcgttgttggaaagggtttaaatacacaaaaaaacgctggaaaaccaaagaatttgtgggactagaaaagcaagcagtttaactgttcaggacaaacaagggactcatgaacaactatcactaaacaaaaaacacagctgtggaccattcaggtaacaacacagtgatAAGAATTAaccatatgtaaacttttgaaccaggtcattttttttataaattcagctattattttctcttgtggactatatgtaaacatcttttatgtgaaatatcttattcaggctagtactaaataaaaaataacatgcattttgtatgatccctcttattttggtaaaataattaacatttttaatgattctgaaagggggatgcaaacttttgacctcgacTGTATTAGCCGTCGGTTCTTCTTCTTTATGGTAACAATTATGGTAGAGGTGGGCAGGTGGCTTCTGCCTCTTGATGAGGAAAATACTTTCTAATGAGAGGTGCCCATTAGAGTTGACCTTATAAACTGGGGAGAGTACAAAAACTTGACAGGCTAACGCCCCGCCTTTTCCCCTAAACCACAATCAAATACACTAATGTTTCCTGCTGGATTCGATGGAAACCACCCTGATCAAGATGATTCAGGAAATACGGCCGTTTCTCTTATCGTAGAAAacttaattaaagaaaaaacaaacaaaaaataaaaactgagaaaacaagtgtttttttttttttgcctcagaaaattgtaataaaataatggtgGATAAACTAAATAGAAAGAATATAAGTTACTTGACAAATGACTTGCATTTTGGtgtcagaataaaaatgaatgtaattgCAGATGGATTCCACATTGTTTTGCAttatactgactaaacgatTCAAAATAACTTGGTTTTATAGTAGGTAGAGGAGTGAAAGATTAAAACGTGACGTGGTCTAAAAACATAAAGCCAGCTTCTGACCTTTGTCTATCCCTGACCTTAAGACCTCAACAGTGAAATCTGAACCTGAACCTCACGGTGACCCAAAGATTAAAGGTCAAATTAGAAAAGATTTTGTAGACAAAGAGTTTACAAACTTTATTTCcttaattaaatatgattttctggAGAAAAACTCACAATGATAGTGAATTAGAAAAAGCAAGAAGCAAAACACTGAAAGTGGTcagtattttaactttttggtgttgttttgttttttgtttctcaaCCCTGGTCCTTGACCTCCCCCAACATCCCCCAACATTTTCAGCGTCTcactaatcaaacacatctgattcAGACCTGAAACAGGTCTGTCAAGAACCACTTTTTAAGATTATGAACATAATATGTCAGCAATGTTTAATGTGTACACTTTGATATCCAAATAGTGAAGTTTTGATTTACCTGTCCACACTCAAAGCACACAGATTGAGTACTGTAATCCCAACAGACGCTTTCTGAAGGAAAGGCACCAGTTTACACAGGAAGAGTCCAAATGGGTTGTCATCAAATGGCCATTTTGCGAGAAGTAGCTGCAAGAAAAATAGAATCATTCATGATTCCTCAGCTAACCGTTCACTCTAGTAGAACACAGTGCATTAAGATGAATTAAATGTGGACGAGGAACATGTTCTTACTTATTTTAAGCGCTTACTGTATGTCTGGACATGTATTTataaagaaggaaagaaagaaatggaGATGTTTAACCATAATTGAAGCAGTCTAGATTTCCGGAATTTGCTTAAATAagaagcagatttttttttgcttttactcTCTGTTCCCGTCTTTGGCCTTAGGGGCACACATCTTGTCTTGATGAAATGGCTTTAGAGCCGTTTCAATGGTTGCTTGTGTATCAGCCCAGGCACTTTCTTGGTCATTGTATACTTTTGCTTGTCTTCACCTTGCGAGACTCCAGTAGTGTTGAAAACAAAAACCTCCTGTCTCTTTTTTTTGAAGTGTACCCCTTTTTGTAATGTCATTTGCGTCATCAGAAGTTTTTTTGTTGGTTTGGGCCTCTAAAGTAACATCATTTAAGTGGCCTTGACAAGGTTCTCTAAGAGGACCTTGCCTTTTGTTAAACAGGAAAAGTATGCAGATTACGCTCGGGTTTAGAAAGGAAACTCCTCGTGGGTGTATCCTGGCCCTGTTTGTATGAGAGTACAGAGTTTAATCAGTGGCACAGCTGGAGAAGTGTGTTTGCCTGTGTATTTGATGTATATTGAAAGGCTGTGGTCTGGAGTACACATGAGTCTGTGCGTCACAAAACAAGACATGCTAAATGTCACAGTTCCGTTTTAAAACATTGATGTTTTTTCATATGAGCTTTCATTTGTCACCTTCCGACCTAATAGAGCAGCACTCGAGATCTCTGATCTCGAAACTGTTAAGACTATGTTCATCTTACATCTCCACCCAATATCCTGTTGAAAAGTCCCTCAAAATGAATTTTGCAAAACATAATAGCTGACTTTATGACTTCTTAAAACTGGAAGACAAACATTCAGTGCTAAACTCATTTCACAGAGTgttttaacaattaataatttctaaagACAGACTACAGATAGGAAATATGACATGGGTCAGTGATGAAAGTATAAGAGAATCCAagttaatgaaaaacaaatagtgtaaaggggtcatgaactgcctttttattattttgtactgttctctgaggttcACTTAtgatgttatcaagatttttagatccaaaaacatcataattcaGAATTATTAGGCTATTTTATGTCCTGTTTTGACCACCCTCATCTGAACACTTAAACGTTTGAATAGACTCGgaagtaaacgcccactgctgtgattggctaacagtt
This genomic window from Labeo rohita strain BAU-BD-2019 chromosome 1, IGBB_LRoh.1.0, whole genome shotgun sequence contains:
- the ednraa gene encoding endothelin receptor type Aa produces the protein MGITTLQLFLLMAVLATVGICHNNGTEEAFQNSTTSKIIVHKGLQPTTRKSLLDNNTSAKRHPPCKEPTSIKLCFKYINTIISCAVFVVGIVGNATLLRIIYQNKCMRNGPNALIASLALGDLIYITIDIPIIVYKLLLAKWPFDDNPFGLFLCKLVPFLQKASVGITVLNLCALSVDRYRAVASWSRVQGVGIPLFTAIEIFSIWVLSIILAVPEAVAFNMVTFTYKNQTIHTCMLKSDINFIKLYADWKDWWLFGFYFCVPLACTAVFYTLMTCEMLNHRNGSIRIALSEHLKQRREVAKAVFCLVLIFALCWFPLHLSRLLKKMIYVSTDERRCDLFNFLLIMDYFGMNLATVNSCINPIILYFVSKKFKNCFKSCLCCWCYTRNQVSSSGPMNGTSIQCKNHEPGNLNTDRSLRKYSD